TAAAGTGCTGGTAGATAAGCCTGCATTACCATTTGTAATACTGTCACAAAGGTGGCAATAATTACAATAAAGCTAGGAATACGAACTTTATCGGGAATAAATCTAGCTACTAATGAAATGGCAATGTTTGAAAGCATTAATACAAATGTTGTTGCTAACCCCATCCCAAGACCATTAATAGCAGAAGAGGTTACTCCCAACGTTGGACACATACCAAGAAGAAGTACAAAAACTGGATTTTCTTGAAGAAATCCTTTAGATACTATTTTAAGTTTGCTCATGATTCACCTCCTTTGCTCTCGTTGTGTTTTGTCGTTGCACCAGTTGTTGCATCTGTATTTCCTTCTATGGCAGAAGCTCTTCTAAGTGCATCTAGAAATGCTCTTGACGATATTGTTGCTGCAGTAATTGCATCAATATCTCCACCATCTTTAGTTACAGTCATATTTGTCTTAGATGGATCTAGACCAATAATAGAATTATTTTTCCCTTCTTTGGGTGTACTAAACCACTCTTGCATTTTAGATCCCAATCCAGGAGTTTCTTGATGTTGTAGTACTTGGAAACCGGATATTTTATTTGTGTTATCTAAACCGACCATAATATCGATATGTCCTGAGAAACCGTTATTTGTGTATGTTTTAACTGCTCTACCCACAACATTACCGTTTGCATCTAAAGCCGGAAATATTTCTAAGCTGTCTTTATCTCCTTTATTCAACACTTTATAGCTTTTAGCCAATTTGTCGAATTTAGGTAGTACTGAAGCAATCGCTTCTTCTTGGGCTTTAGTTTGACTCGCAGAGATTGCATCTGCGGTAAGCTCATTCATAAAGCCTAAAATTGCACCCGCCCCCATTGTTACCACAAATAATGTGATAACCATATTTGTAAAGTTTGATTCAATTTTTGCCATTATGCTTTTCCTCCGAATCTTTTAGGTTTGATATAGTTATTGATAAGTGGAACAACTCCATTCATAATCAATATAGCAAATGAAATACCTTCTGGATATGCTCCAAAGTTTCTGATACATATTGTAAGTATACCAATTGCTACACCATAGATTAACTGTCCTTTCGTTGACATAGGAGAAGTTACCATATCTGTTGCCATATAAATTGCTCCTAACATTGCACCTCCAGTAAGTATATGGAATAAAGGATTGATGAATTGATCAGGATTAATCAGATATAGAGTTCCTTGTAGAATGAACATACTTCCTAGTACTGCAACAGGAATGTGCCATGTGATGATCTTCTTGTAAAGCATAAAAAGACCTCCTAATAATAGCGCTAAGGCAGATATCTCTCCTAATGATCCGCTCATCGAACCAGTAAAAAGATTAAAATTAGAAGGAAGGTTTGGTAACAACTCAGAAACAGATTGTCCTGATTTGATGCCTTCTTTTAGTATTCCTAGTGGTGTTGCTCCAGAGAATGCGTCCACTGTTTTGTTTGCTGTCCATGATGTCATTTGCACAGGGAAAGAGATCAAAAGGAATACACGCCCTACTAATACTGGATTAAATAGGTTTTGTCCTAATCCACCAAAGGTCATTTTACCTACTCCTATAGAGATTAGTGCACCCAACACTACAAGCCAAATAGGAAGTGAACTTGGAACATTAAATGCTAACAAAAGCCCTGTAATTATTGCGGAACCATCTTGGATTGTTGATTCTCCTTTTATCAAAAACTTCTGAAAAAGGTATTCGAATAATACGCATGATGCTACAGAAACTGCTGTAATCAATAGTGCTTGCCATCCAAAGAATACTGTACTTGCAATTAATGCAGGAATGAGTGAAATAACCACTCCATACATAATCTTAGTAACAGATTCATCTCCTTTGATGTGTGGTGATGGTGATACGGTAAGTAATTTCATTACTTTATAGATTTTTGTGTCTTAATTATCTTAATTAGCTTTTTCTTCCTCTTATAATTTGTCCTACTTTTCCTTTCCCCATTCTGATATAATCAAGAAGAGGGCGGTTTGAAGGACATGTAAATGAACAAGAACCACATTCGATACAGTCCATTACATTTCGTTGTTCTGATTGATCCCAGTTTGATTTCTCTGCCAACGACATCAAAAGATAAGGTTCTATTCCCATTGGACAAGCTTTCACACATTTTGCACATCGAATACATGCATCCATTTTTGCTCGTGCAGACTCTGTGTCTTGCATGATAAGAATACCAGATGTTCCTTTTGCTGCAGGTACTTCTAGATTAACTAGAGCTTTACCCATCATAGGTCCACCGCTAATAACCTTTCCTGTATCTTCAGGTAGTCCTCCAGCAAAATCAATAAGATCGTTTGTTGGTGTTCCTCCTCTTACAAGTAGGTTACAAGGATTTTTTACTGATTTACCTGTTACTGTAACGATACGTTCGAAAAGAGGTTTGTTCTTCTGTATTGCTTCATATACTGCATATGCTGTAGCAACATTATTTACAACAGCACCTACAGCAATTGGAAGTGCACCAGAAGGAACTTCTTTGCCAATAGTTGCTGCAATCAATTGCTTCTCTCCACCTTGAGGATATTGAACTTTCAATGGAGCAATCTCTATACCTTTATAAGCCTTAGCGATTTTTTTGAAGTAATCAATAGCATCTTTTTTATTATTTTCGATACCTATGATCGCTTTTTCAACCCCGACACCTTTCATTAATATAGAGACACCAACCATAATTTCTTCTCCTTTTTCGAGCATGATTTGGTGATCTGCAGTAAGATATGGCTCACACTCTACAGCATTAATGACAAGAACTTTAGCTGTATTTCCTGGAGGAGGAGATAGTTTAATATGTGTTGGGAATGTTGCACCTCCCAAACCGACAATACCAGATTCTGCAATCTTAGCTTTAATTTCTTCTTGAGTTAGAGTTATCTCTTTTACGAGTTCGGTTGATCTATCAATAGACTCTTCCCATTCATCTCCATCAACATCGATTACGACAACATCTTTTTTATACCCAGAGCTGTCGATTATTTGATCGATTTTTTTCACTTTCCCAGAAACAGAAGAGTGAATATTGGCAGAAACAAAACCTGAGGCTTTACCAATCATCTGTCCAACCTTAACCATATCTCCTTTTTTAACCAGAGGAGTTGCTGGCGCCCCAATGTGTTGTCCCATTGGGATATATACGGTCTTAGGGATCGGCAATGTATGAATTTTTGCATTAGCCGACAGTTTGTTCTCAGCAGGATGAATACCTCCGATTTTGAATGTCTTAAGCACCATAATATTTTAAATTGTTTTTTCTTGTTAATTTGAGAGTCTCGTTTATGAAGCAGCTTCTTCCTCTTTCTTCACTTTGCGTGGAGGAAAGTTCTCTTCAACAATAGCACCTGTTGGACATACTGATACACATTTACGGCATAACTTACATTTATCCGCATCGATAAATGCCAAGTTTTTCTCCATTGTAATGGCGTCAAAAGGGCACTCTTTGAAACATTTCGTACAACCAATACAAGCAGTACTACAAGCTTTTTTGGCTGCTGCACCTTTGTCCATATTGCGACATGAAACGTAAACCTTACGACCTTTTGGCATTTTTTTACGTAATTCAATCAGTGTCTTAGGACATGCGGTGACACACGCACCACATGCAACACATTTTTCGTCGTCCACCTCAGGTAGTCCTGTCTCAGGGTTCATATGAATTGCATCGAATTCACAAGCAGTGACACAATCTCCACATCCAAGACATCCATATGCACAACCTGTATCTCCAGCATACAATGAAGAGGCAATTGCACAAGAAATTGAACCATTATAATGGTTTGTTTTAGGACGATGTTCGCATGTACCGTTACATCTCACAACCGCTGTTTGTGGTGCTTTTTTTACGGCTTCTAATCCTAAGATATCTGCAACAGATCCCATGCAGTCATTTCCCCCAACAGGACAATAAAGAGAAGAAAGTTCCATCTCTTTAACGCAAGCTTCGGCGAAAGCTCTACATCCTGCAAAACCACATCCACCACAGTTTGCCCCTGGTAATGTTCCTTCTACATCATCAATGCGAGGATCTTCTTCAACTTTGAACTTTTTCGCAGCAACTGCAAGAATTACTGCTGCCAAAACTCCAATGATACTTAAAACAAGAATCGTGTTTATAACAAGTGTTAGAATCATTATTAATTAGATTTACTAGATTTTACGAATTGTAAATTCAAGCTTACCTGATATTCTATTACGGAATAGATATAAGCCTAAATAATATGGAACAAGAATGGCAATAGCAATTACAGCGGATATCGTGTCTGAAAAACCTATGTTTTTAGATACAATAAGCGCTATGATAAGTATGCATAAAGGAAGAATGTAACCAAGAATAACAGCTAGTTTCTCTTGGCGTTTATTTGCCACCAATAGAACTTTTTCTCCATTCTTGATACTTTGATTTACACGTTTAATGTGAACCATTTTCTCTTCGACATCTGCTACAGAACAAGCCCCTTTTGCATGGCATCCAGCACATGCTGATTTTGAAATAATTTTTACCCAAGCTTCTTTGCCCTCCGTTTTATAAACGACGCCATCGTGGGTTAATTCTCTATTCTTATCCATGATATCTATGAAAAAATACTCTACAAATCTAAATATGATTATCTCTTTTCAAATATCTTTGGTTATTTAAATAATGAATTGACTTCTTATTTATTTTTGTTTTAAATACGGCGTAGAATTATAGACTTTTTTCGGATAATAACGAAAATGTTTTATAGAATTGACACACTAGAAGGACGGAATTTGGGACTTGTGTATTGTTTGTGTACTTGTATATCCCCATGTCTTCCTGTGACTCAAACTATCTGAATTAAATGTGTTGTTGAAGTTGTGAGGACGGTAATGTTTTAATCTTTAGTTAATTCAATCGTATTATTAACATAGTGGACCGGATCGTATTACTATTGTTCTCCGCTTTTCGGTAATGGAAATATTAATTGGATTGTTGTTCCCTCATTAGGTTTTGAAATAATATCAATTTTACCACTATTTTTCAGCGTAAACTCTTTGCATAAGATCAGACCTAGTCCTGTTCCTTTTTCATTCTCCGTTCCTTTAGAATATATCTTTTCTCCTACATTAAATAATTTTTTTTGAACAGAAGGAGTGATCCCTACACCATGATCAATAATTAGAATTTCGCAAAAATCGCCATTGGTTTGTGTCTTTATTGTAATGGTAGAACCCCTAAATGAAAATTTAATTGCATTGGATGTTAAGTTGCGAATTATTGAGATCAACATATTTTGGTCAATCTCTAGACTAATATTATTTTTAAATTCGCAGTTAATATTAATCTCTTTTTTTAATGCTTGAGGCTTTAATATTTCAATGGTGCTTTCAATGACTGAGTTTACTTGCGTGATAGTCTTGTTTACAATTAGTGCTCCATTTTGAGATTTCGACCATGCCAATACATCATCAATAAGTTGCACCATATTTTGTGTTGACTGAACTATTATTTCAGCATAATGCTTCTTTTGTTCTGATGAAAAAGAGGGGTCGTCATTTTTGATAATATATGAAAAACCTTGTATTGTCATAATAGGGTTTTTCAAGTCGTGTGCTAAGATCTTAATAAATTTATCTTTTGTATTATTTACCTCGGTAAGCTTTTTAGCTGATTTTTTTAAGAGTGTTTGATTGTAGATCCTATTGGACAGCGTCATCGCAGCCAAATAAGAGATGATAATAAGAAGGAATAGGATCACTAAATATATTGCAACAAGTCTACTTAACTCTTTTGATCTAATTTCGTGGTATTGGTCTATGGATATCAATGATACCAGTTTGTATTCATGGTTTCCAAACTTTTTGGACAGGTCGAAGCCTATCTTATTTCCAATTAATGTATTCTTTAAAGTCTCTCCCAAATTAATTGAAAAGAAGTTGACAAAACCATCCTTTGTAATAAAGGATCCATTCTGTTGTTTCTTCTCTAGTTCAATTCTTTGAATAACACTATAAGGGATAGGAGGTGTATTTTCTTTATACTTATTGATTACAAGATTATTGTCGATATCAAATACATTGTCTTCATTTTCAGATATCATAAATAATCTTCCTATGGTATTTTCATTATAATGAAGAATTTGTTTGTCATTCCTCATTTTATCAAGTATGTTTTGAAAGCTACAACTTAACGATAAAATTGAAGGTTCTCTTCTTGCATTAAAAACATACATGGATATAGTGATTGCTTTATTGCAAAGGTTTGAACACTTTTTAATATCTTCTAAAGAGTGTATCTGGCTTATTTGTACTCCAGTTGTTTCCCCAGGGTTAAGTTCTTGAGCTGTATAATCAGAATCTTTAATATTACGCTCTGTTAGGGTAAACTGATTATTTGTGTAGGTTATTGATAGATATCGATTCTTTTGGGGATTAATTATTTGAATGCTATTATACAGTTTCTTTTTCTTTAGATAAGTTGATATCTTCTTCTCTAATATTGCTTTATGCGCCTTGTTTGGCGTGTCTAAGTAATTGATAATAATGGAACGTGACGAAATCTCATTGAGGTCCATAAAAAGATCTTCAATGGTCGTTGTAATCTCTTTTGCCTGCACTTGTAGAAGGGATTGGTTCCTCATTTCACTCCCTTTTATATTTTTATCTGCCTCTAATACAAAATAGGACCAAAAGATTATTCCTAATATAACTGTTGCAAATAATACAAAAGTTGGAAAGAATTTATTAAAAAGTCCTTTTTGATCATTCTTTATTCTATTTATCATCTCTATCCCACTCATACTCTTTGATCAACTAATATCGCTCCAATTAAATAAACTAATGTTTGTATTTATTAACATTTTGAGAAGTTTATTGTTTGCTGGATTTGTAAGTTTTGGATCTTTTTCTGCAATTTTAAATATAATATTTCTAACGTCTGTTAATATATTGCTATCTTTTGATAAATCAGACAAGTTTAACCCTTGAATGTCACCACTCTGTTGTATTCCTTCGATATCTCCAGGCCCACGAAGTTCAAGGTCTACCTCTGATATTTTAAAACCATCGCTATGGTCAACCATTGTTTGCATTCTAGCTTTAGAGACTTTACTAATTTTGTCACCTGTAATAAGGAGACAGTATGCTTGATCCGCACCACGGCCTACTCGACCTCTCAGCTGGTGAAGTTGTGAAAGTCCAAATCTTTCAGCACTTTCAATAATCATAATAGATGCATTGGGGACATTTACTCCAACTTCAATTACTGTGGTTGCAACCATGATACTCGTTTCATGATTTTTGAACCTTATCATTTCAGCCTCTTTTTCTTGCGATTTAAGTTTACCATGAACAACACTAATAGAATAATCGGGGAAGTCTTCTGCAACTTGTTCGTAGCCTTTTTCAAGATTTTTAAAATCTAGCTTCTCGGATTCCTCTATTAAAGGAAAAACATAATATACCTGTCTGTTTTTATTCAACTCATTTTGAATAAACTCATTAATCTTTTCTCTTTTAGAATCAAAATAGTGTTTTGTTATGATAGGCTTCCTTCCAGGGGGTAGTTCATCAATAACAGACACGTCCAAGTCTCCGTAGAGAGTCATGGCTAGAGTTCTAGGTATAGGCGTCGCAGTCATCACTAAGATATGTGGAGGGACAACCCCTTTATTCCACAATTTTGCTCTTTGAGCCACTCCAAAACGATGCTGTTCATCAATAATTACAAGTCCTAATTTCTGAAACTTTACTTTATCTTCTATCAATGCATGTGTGCCAATAAGAAGGTCTAATGTTCCGTCTTCTAGCTCTTGATGTATTTGGCGTCTTTCAGCTACTTTGGTTGACCCCGTTAATAATTTTACATTAAGGTTCAACCCTTGATTCATCTCTAAAATAGACTCTAGGTGCTGTGATGCGAGTATCTCAGTAGGAGCCATGATACATGCTTGAAATTGGTTGTCAATAGCGATTAATGCCGACATAAATGCAACCATTGTTTTACCACTACCCACATCTCCTTGAATAAGTCGATTCATCTGTGTCCCTGTTTTCATGTTGTTTCGTATTTCACGAATTACACGTTTTTGAGCCCCAGTTAGTTCAAAAGGGATATTGTATTGGTAGAAATAGTTAAATTTATCACCAACAGTTGTAAACACATTTCCTTTATATTTTTGCTCTCTTTCAATCTTTAAATAGATCACCTTAAGTTGGTTCATAAACAGCTCTTCGAATTTTATTCGGTATATCGCTCTATTTAACTCATCATAGTTTTTAGGGGTGTGTATTCCAATTAAGGAATCTTTTTTAGTTGCTAGGTCTCTATATTTAAGTATCCATTCTGGAAGATTTTCAACATCATCCTTTTGGATAAGTATAAGCGCATTTGTAATTATCTGAGCCAAAGACTTTGATGTCATGCCCTCTTTTTTCATCTTCTCTGTTGTGTGGTATTGAGGATACAGAGAACCTAATGTTGATTGGTCTTTTTGTAGTGTTAATTCTGGATGGACAATACTCATTGACGATCCAAATTTTTTAGTCTTTCCAAAGAGTATGTAAGGCTCTTTTATTTTAAGACTTTTTTTAAGATATTTTGCCCCAGTGAAAAATGTTAAGTCAATGAATGAATCTCCATCAGTAAAGTATGCAGTAAGCCTCTCTTTTGTTCCACTTCCTTCACTTCGAATCTGGGTTATATAACCCTTACATTGAACTATCTTTTCTGATTGCTTTGCCTCTTTGATAGACTGAAATGTCGTTCGGTCGATATATTTGTATGGATAGTAGTTTAATAACTTTTCTATGTTGGTTATTTTCAACTCATTTTTAAGGAGTAGTTCCTTTTTTGGACCGACTCCCTTTATATATTTTAAGCTTGTATACATAGTCATATCATCTACAAATATATAATAGATTATTCGATATCAGGTTCTATTTTAGATTGAAAAAAAGATCAAAAGATGTTTCTTCTTTCTATTTTATTTCATTATCTCTAATGTGATTCATATTAATGTAAATAAACTCTTTTTCATTAGTGTTCATAAATTGTTTTAGATAATGTAGACACTTTTTGGGCTCAAAAGTTTAATTTTGTCGTGAACTGCACTTTTTGTTAAACAGAAAGTGGTTAATTGAGATGAGTTTTGAGAAATAGAGATTTGATAAAGCGGTTTCTGAGATTTAAACGAAAACGTGTACATAAAAAAGGACATGGTATTCATTCTCCTTTTTTATTTAGTTTGATAACAGGGGTAATTGATAATCCACATCGATACTATCTATATGACAATATTGATCAGATGTATCAGCGTTTTGTTGAAAAAAATAATAATACACTTGCCTCGAACATAGACTCTATTTTGCCTTCAATAAAAATTTTATATTGTATTCATCGTCTATTAAATGAGTTTCAGCCTTCCAAAATATATTTCTCAGGGCGTGATATAGAGCTTTTTAAACCAGTGTTTGAAGCCGTTTCTGATACTGTCGAAATCTTGTCGTTAGATGATTATGTGAAATCTCGTAAAAAAATAATAGATGAGACATGTATTTTATTCTGTAACGAATCTTTGTCTGCTAAATTTGCTAAGTTAATTCAAAACATTGTATGTCCTGATGTTGTTATCTTTCACGGACTGCATTGGGGAGTTGATGTTGATAATATGTGGGAAGATATGGTTAATGATTCGCCAATAACAGCCTCTTTAGAGTCAAGAGAACTAGGAATTGCGTTCTCTGATCAAAAATTAAATAAACAGAATTTTTATATCAAATTTTGATTATGAAGGTATACACAAAAACTGGAGACAAAGGCAAAACAAGTCTATATGGAGGTACTAGAGTAGATAAATTCGATACTAGGTTAGAAGCTTATGGTACAATCGATGAGTTAAATAGTTGTGTTGGAATGATTCGTTGTCACTTGGATGCGGATTCAACTGAGATGAATGTATTGATAGAGATACAAAAGAAGCTATTTGTTATTGGAGGAGTGCTTGCTACTGATAAAAGCAAAATAGAAGAAACGGACCAATTGGTATGTAAAGAGGAGGATATAAAATTTCTTGAAGTGGAGATTGATCGAATGGATGACCAATTGCCTCAAATGAACTACTTCATTTTACCAGGTGGAGAGATAACAAGTTCTTCGTGTCATATTGCAAGAACTGTCTGTCGTAGAGCCGAGAGATTGGTGTTGAAGTTGTCTACTTCTATCGAAATAGAAGAGAACCTTACGAAGTATTTAAATCGATTGTCTGATTTTCTATTTGTACTCGCACGATACACTGCACATCTAAAAGGGGAAACAGAAACTCCATGGATTCCGTGATTTTTTACTCAGTTTTGTTTTGCATAAAGAAAAAAATTTTAAATTCGCAAAAAATAAGATAATCTATCACTAATAAATAACTAGAAAGTATGTATTGGACGCTTGAATTGGCTTCAAAGCTAGAAGACGCACCATGGCCAGCTACAAAAGAAGAGCTTATTGATTTTGCTACACGCTCTGGAGCTCCAATGGAGGTAATTGAAAATCTTCAAGAGATAGAAGAAGAGAGTGAAGTATTTGAGACGATTGAAGATATTTGGCCTGATTATCCAAGTAAGGATGACTTCTTCTTTAATGAAGATGAATATTAATTTTTGTAATCACGATTTGATTGATTATCATCTACAATAGATGGCTCTTCAATATTTGAAAATCGTTTATAAAGAAAAATAGAAATGACTGTTTGCAGTAATGCAAATCAGTCTATTTCTATTTTTTTGTTTAAGCAAACTTGATCACATCTTCTTTAGTGATTTTTTTATCTGAAAGAATAAGTAGTCTCTCAATTACATTTCTAAGTTCTCGGATATTACCAGTCCACTCTTTTTCTTGTAACTTCTTCGTTGCTTCTTCTGATATCTCCATAGGTGCTTTACCATAAGATTTGCTTATCTCTTTGATAAAGTGATTGCACAACTCTGGGATATCCTCTTTTCTTTCATTAAGAGGAGGTACATGGATAAGAATTACACTTAGACGATGGTAGAGATCTTCTCTAAAATTACCTTTCTGTATCTCTTTCTGAAGATTTTTATTGGTTGCAGCAATCACTCTTACATTGATCTTGATCTGCTTGTCTCCTCCGACACGTGTAATACAGTTCTCTTGTAGTGCTCTTAAAACTTTAGCTTGAGCGGAGCTGCTCATGTCCCCAATCTCATCAAGAAAGATAGTACCATTATTGGCTTGCTCTAGCTTTCCTTTTCTAAGTTTGTTTGCAGAGGTAAAAGCACCCTTTTCGTGTCCAAAGAGTTCACTCTCAATCAACTCTGATGGGATGGCTGCGCAATTTACTTCAATGAATGGTTGTTGATTTCTTTCGCTGTTTTTATGAAGTCTCTTGGCAATAAGCTCTTTACCGGTGCCATTGTCTCCAGTAATGAGAACTCGTGCATCTGTATTTGCAACTTTGTCACAAATATCTAGAACGTGACTTATTTTATCCGAACTGCCAACAATAGTTTCGATTTCAGATATTTTCTTTTTTAAAACCTTTTTTTCTTGTATTAGATTTCCTCGTTCTTTTGCATTTCTTATTGTGATAAGTAATCTGTTTAGATCAATCGGTTTCTCTATAAAGTCGAAAGCGCCTTTTTTTATACACTCTACAGCGGTATCGATGTTTCCATGTCCAGAGATCATAACAAAAGAGGTTTCTGGTGCAATAGGAATACATTTTTCAAGCACTTCTATGCCATCCATATTAGGCATCTTGATATCACAAAGTGCTATTCGATAGTTGTTCTTCTTAATCATTTCAATGGCCTTTATTCCATCTTCAGCCGTGTCCACATCGAAATCTTCAAAAGAAAGGATGTCTTTCAATGAATTCCGAATGCTTCTTTCATCGTCAATGACTAATATTTTGTCCATAATATCTTAACTGTTGTATTTATAATAGTATAGTGCACCTTCAGCAAGGGCATAACCTGTTTGGTATATGTTTTTTATTTTTGATTTATCTAATACTATTTGGGTTAAGATGGAGGCATACACAATCATTGTTGCCCTGATTGGTTCCATTCCTTCCATCGATTCTCTATCATTATTGCTGCTTTTCATCAATTTATCATGCAACAATTTTAATTCTTGGAAATTAATATTGTTTATTCTTTGCATGTGTGATACACACTTCTTGTAAGTGACTAGGTCCACAAAGGTATCGAAAGCTCCTGAGCTTCCAAGCAAGGTTCTAGGTTTGTAATGTCTGATAATGTCCCATAGTTCTTGATGATTCGACTCAAAATAATCTAAAATTTCTTTTTGATTTGTAGAAGTAATGTTGTTTTCGAAAGGGAATTGATTCAATATTCGTGCCATTCCTGTTTTGAAACTCTTACTCCAAACTATTTTATTGTTGCATAAGAGTACAAATTCATTACTTCCTCCTCCAATATCCATTGTGAGTATTGGCCCTTCAAGTTCTTTTGACAAATGGATTGTTGCTGCTGTTGTTATTTCCGCCTCTTTCTGTCCGTTTAGAATGATAAATTTAAAGCAAGGATTTGCTGTGATTGATTCGCGAACACAATCCCTGTTTT
The Prolixibacteraceae bacterium DNA segment above includes these coding regions:
- the recG gene encoding ATP-dependent DNA helicase RecG — protein: MTMYTSLKYIKGVGPKKELLLKNELKITNIEKLLNYYPYKYIDRTTFQSIKEAKQSEKIVQCKGYITQIRSEGSGTKERLTAYFTDGDSFIDLTFFTGAKYLKKSLKIKEPYILFGKTKKFGSSMSIVHPELTLQKDQSTLGSLYPQYHTTEKMKKEGMTSKSLAQIITNALILIQKDDVENLPEWILKYRDLATKKDSLIGIHTPKNYDELNRAIYRIKFEELFMNQLKVIYLKIEREQKYKGNVFTTVGDKFNYFYQYNIPFELTGAQKRVIREIRNNMKTGTQMNRLIQGDVGSGKTMVAFMSALIAIDNQFQACIMAPTEILASQHLESILEMNQGLNLNVKLLTGSTKVAERRQIHQELEDGTLDLLIGTHALIEDKVKFQKLGLVIIDEQHRFGVAQRAKLWNKGVVPPHILVMTATPIPRTLAMTLYGDLDVSVIDELPPGRKPIITKHYFDSKREKINEFIQNELNKNRQVYYVFPLIEESEKLDFKNLEKGYEQVAEDFPDYSISVVHGKLKSQEKEAEMIRFKNHETSIMVATTVIEVGVNVPNASIMIIESAERFGLSQLHQLRGRVGRGADQAYCLLITGDKISKVSKARMQTMVDHSDGFKISEVDLELRGPGDIEGIQQSGDIQGLNLSDLSKDSNILTDVRNIIFKIAEKDPKLTNPANNKLLKMLINTNISLFNWSDIS
- a CDS encoding Fe-S cluster domain-containing protein produces the protein MILTLVINTILVLSIIGVLAAVILAVAAKKFKVEEDPRIDDVEGTLPGANCGGCGFAGCRAFAEACVKEMELSSLYCPVGGNDCMGSVADILGLEAVKKAPQTAVVRCNGTCEHRPKTNHYNGSISCAIASSLYAGDTGCAYGCLGCGDCVTACEFDAIHMNPETGLPEVDDEKCVACGACVTACPKTLIELRKKMPKGRKVYVSCRNMDKGAAAKKACSTACIGCTKCFKECPFDAITMEKNLAFIDADKCKLCRKCVSVCPTGAIVEENFPPRKVKKEEEAAS
- a CDS encoding RnfABCDGE type electron transport complex subunit D; translation: MKLLTVSPSPHIKGDESVTKIMYGVVISLIPALIASTVFFGWQALLITAVSVASCVLFEYLFQKFLIKGESTIQDGSAIITGLLLAFNVPSSLPIWLVVLGALISIGVGKMTFGGLGQNLFNPVLVGRVFLLISFPVQMTSWTANKTVDAFSGATPLGILKEGIKSGQSVSELLPNLPSNFNLFTGSMSGSLGEISALALLLGGLFMLYKKIITWHIPVAVLGSMFILQGTLYLINPDQFINPLFHILTGGAMLGAIYMATDMVTSPMSTKGQLIYGVAIGILTICIRNFGAYPEGISFAILIMNGVVPLINNYIKPKRFGGKA
- a CDS encoding HAMP domain-containing histidine kinase — its product is MINRIKNDQKGLFNKFFPTFVLFATVILGIIFWSYFVLEADKNIKGSEMRNQSLLQVQAKEITTTIEDLFMDLNEISSRSIIINYLDTPNKAHKAILEKKISTYLKKKKLYNSIQIINPQKNRYLSITYTNNQFTLTERNIKDSDYTAQELNPGETTGVQISQIHSLEDIKKCSNLCNKAITISMYVFNARREPSILSLSCSFQNILDKMRNDKQILHYNENTIGRLFMISENEDNVFDIDNNLVINKYKENTPPIPYSVIQRIELEKKQQNGSFITKDGFVNFFSINLGETLKNTLIGNKIGFDLSKKFGNHEYKLVSLISIDQYHEIRSKELSRLVAIYLVILFLLIIISYLAAMTLSNRIYNQTLLKKSAKKLTEVNNTKDKFIKILAHDLKNPIMTIQGFSYIIKNDDPSFSSEQKKHYAEIIVQSTQNMVQLIDDVLAWSKSQNGALIVNKTITQVNSVIESTIEILKPQALKKEININCEFKNNISLEIDQNMLISIIRNLTSNAIKFSFRGSTITIKTQTNGDFCEILIIDHGVGITPSVQKKLFNVGEKIYSKGTENEKGTGLGLILCKEFTLKNSGKIDIISKPNEGTTIQLIFPLPKSGEQ
- a CDS encoding SoxR reducing system RseC family protein, translating into MDKNRELTHDGVVYKTEGKEAWVKIISKSACAGCHAKGACSVADVEEKMVHIKRVNQSIKNGEKVLLVANKRQEKLAVILGYILPLCILIIALIVSKNIGFSDTISAVIAIAILVPYYLGLYLFRNRISGKLEFTIRKI
- a CDS encoding RnfABCDGE type electron transport complex subunit G; protein product: MAKIESNFTNMVITLFVVTMGAGAILGFMNELTADAISASQTKAQEEAIASVLPKFDKLAKSYKVLNKGDKDSLEIFPALDANGNVVGRAVKTYTNNGFSGHIDIMVGLDNTNKISGFQVLQHQETPGLGSKMQEWFSTPKEGKNNSIIGLDPSKTNMTVTKDGGDIDAITAATISSRAFLDALRRASAIEGNTDATTGATTKHNESKGGES
- a CDS encoding cob(I)yrinic acid a,c-diamide adenosyltransferase, whose product is MKVYTKTGDKGKTSLYGGTRVDKFDTRLEAYGTIDELNSCVGMIRCHLDADSTEMNVLIEIQKKLFVIGGVLATDKSKIEETDQLVCKEEDIKFLEVEIDRMDDQLPQMNYFILPGGEITSSSCHIARTVCRRAERLVLKLSTSIEIEENLTKYLNRLSDFLFVLARYTAHLKGETETPWIP
- the rsxC gene encoding electron transport complex subunit RsxC; this encodes MLKTFKIGGIHPAENKLSANAKIHTLPIPKTVYIPMGQHIGAPATPLVKKGDMVKVGQMIGKASGFVSANIHSSVSGKVKKIDQIIDSSGYKKDVVVIDVDGDEWEESIDRSTELVKEITLTQEEIKAKIAESGIVGLGGATFPTHIKLSPPPGNTAKVLVINAVECEPYLTADHQIMLEKGEEIMVGVSILMKGVGVEKAIIGIENNKKDAIDYFKKIAKAYKGIEIAPLKVQYPQGGEKQLIAATIGKEVPSGALPIAVGAVVNNVATAYAVYEAIQKNKPLFERIVTVTGKSVKNPCNLLVRGGTPTNDLIDFAGGLPEDTGKVISGGPMMGKALVNLEVPAAKGTSGILIMQDTESARAKMDACIRCAKCVKACPMGIEPYLLMSLAEKSNWDQSEQRNVMDCIECGSCSFTCPSNRPLLDYIRMGKGKVGQIIRGRKS